The window CCCACGACGCCCGGCTGCCGTTCCCCGTGATCCGGGACCGCACCCGCATGCTGCTGCCGACCCGGCGGATCACGACCCGGGCGGTGGGGCTGGCCCGCCAGTTCGACTGCGACAGCGTCTGGTTCGGGGCCGCGGCCCCGCTCGGGCTGATGGCCGACGAGCTGCGCCGCCGTACGGACGTCGAGCGGCTGGTCGCCACGACACACGGGCACGAGGTGTGGTGGGCGCGCACACCCGGCGCCCGGGGGATGCTGCGCCGCATCGGTGCCAGGGTGGACTGCGTCACCCACCTCGGCGCGTACACCAGGGCGCGGATCGCCGCCGCCGTCGGCCCCGAGGCGGCGGCACGCATGCGGCGACTGGCCCCCGGCGTCGACCCGGACGCCTTCCACGGCTCCGCGGACGGCGCGGCCCGGGTGCGCCAGGCGTACGGTCTCGGCAGCCGGCCCGTCGTGCTGTGCGCGGCACGGCTGATCCCCCGCAAGGGCCAGGACACCCTCGTACGTGCGCTGCGCCTGGTGCACCGCACCGTCCCCGACGCGGCCCTGCTCCTGGTCGGCGACGGCCCGTACGACCGTGCCCTGCGCCGGCTCGTGGCCGAGCAGGGGCTGACCGGCTCCGTGCTCTTCGCGGGCGGACATCCGCACGAGGAGATGCCCGACTTCTACGCCGCCGCCCAGGTGTTCGCCATGCCGTGCCGTACCCGCCGGGCGGGCATGGAGGTGGAGGGTCTCGGGATCGTCTTCCTGGAGGCCGCCGCGGCGGGACTGCCGATCGTCGTCGGCGACTCGGGCGGCGCACCGGACACGGTGCGGGACGGGGAGACGGGGTTCCTGGTCGACGGCCATGACGTACGAGTGCTCGCGGACCGGCTGACGGCGCTCCTGGACGACGCCTCACTCGCCCAGGAGATGGGCCGCAAGGGGCGCGAACGGGTGCGTCAGGAGTGGGGCTGGGACCAGGGCTACGGGCAGCTGGCGAGCTTGCTGGGCGTGAGCTGAACGGGGCTCGGCGGGACGGGCACGGCCCGCCCCGCCGACGCCGGTGCTGCTACGCGCAGTTCGTCAGCCACTTGGCGACGATGCCCGCGCGGCTGCGGACGCCGTATCGGTCGAAGAGACGCTGCATGTGGGATTCCACAGTCTTGGGCGACATCCGGAGGATCCGGGCGATCTCCTTTCCGGAGTAGCCCTCGGCGACGAGGGCGACGATCTCGGCCTGCCGTCTGCTGAGTCGCATGGTGTCGTTCTGCCGGCCAGGTCCTCCGTGCTGTGCTGCTGGCGTGCTCAACGTGATCTGCCTCTCCGGTTTCGGTGGGGCTGCACATGCAAGGCCCAAACTGCGAAGTTGCGGCCGCACAAGATCCTGACGTGTATCGGGCCGTCGCGCGCCGGGGGAGTCCCGGGGGGACCCAGGCCGCCGAGGGGCGTTTTGGGGGGAAGCCGGGGGTCGAATTGCCGTGAATAAACCGCTATTTAATGCTTCGGAAAAGGATGAAGTGCGACGGGTGACAGGTGAACGAAAGGCGAAGTGCGTGGTGCGCTCACACACGAAATGATCAATGAACGGGGATCGGAACGGGGGAGCGTGTGCAAAGCGGCTGGTTCGGCCTTGCGGAGAGACAACGGGAAGGAGAACGGATACGGAGCGCCCTGGCAGACGTCGTGTCAGGGCGCGGACGGGTGCTGCTCGTCGAGGGAGAACCCGGATCCGGCCGGTCCGCCGTGCTCGGCGGCGTGGGCGAGAGCGCGCGGGACGCCGGACTGCGGGTCCTGACCGCCCGCGGAAGCACCGAGGAACGCGGTGTGCCGTACGGACTGTGCCTGCAGCTCTTCGAGGCGCTGCTCGACGAGACCGAGCAGCCGGGAACCGACGAGGCCCGGCCCCTGCTCGATCCGCTCAGGAAGCCGCCCACGCAGGCGGAGGGCCGGGCGATGGCCCGGATACTGCACCGGCTCGCGGTCCGGCTCGCCGCACGGGCCCCGCTGGCCCTGCTGGTCGACGACATGCAGTGGGCCGACGAGCCCTCGCTGCAGTTCCTGTCCCACCTCGCCAACCGCCTGGACGACCGGCCCGTGCTGCTCGCCGTCACCACGACCGCACCCGACCAGGACGGACCGGCCAGACGGACCGCCGACCTGCTGGCACGACTGGGCTCCACCGTCCCGCTGTGGCTGGCGCCGCTGACCGAGGCGGCGACCGGGGCCGTCGTGCGCAGCCACTGGGCCGGGGCGGCGGAGGACGGCTTCACGGCCGTCTGCCACGAACTGACCGGGGGCAATCCGTTCCTGCTCCACGCACTGTGCGCCGAAGCCGTCGACCAGGGGCTGCGGCCCAACGCGGCGCGCATCGGCGACCTCCGTACGACCCTGCCCCGCAGCGTCGTACGGCAGAGCCGGCTCAGACTGGCGAGCCTCACCCCGGAGGCGGCCCGCACGGTCGAGGCAGTGGCGGTCTTCGACGCGACCGGCGCCACCGTCGACGAGGCCGCCCAGGCCGCGGACCTCACGGCAGAAGCGGCACACGAAGCCGCCACGGAAGCCGTCGCCGCCGGCCTGCTGCGGGACGGGGAGCACCTGCGGCTCGCCCAGCCCCTGTTGCGCACCGCGGTGGCCGCCCTGACCTCGCCGGCCTCGCGGGAGCGCGCCCACCGGGCCGCCGCCGGGGCGCTCGCGGCCCGCAACGCCCCCGTCTCCGCGGTCGCCGAGCACCTCCTGCACACCCCGCCCGCGGCCGACGCGTGGGCCGAGTCGGTGCTGCGCGGCGCCGCGCGCCAGACCCTGGCGGACGGCCGCGCGGACAAGTCGGTCCAGCTGCTCAGGCGCGCTCTGCGCGAACAGGCCCCCACCACAAGGGAGTACGACCTGCTCACCGAACTCGGAGCCGCGGCACTGGCCGCCGAGAGCCCCGAGGCGCTCCCCCATCTGCGCCAGGCCATGGAGAAGGCGCCCACCGCCACGACACGGGTGGCCACGGGCCTGCACTATGCGCGAGCCCTGACCCGGGAGCACCGGCATCCGGCCGCGCTTGCCCTGCTCAGAGAGCTGTCGTGCTCGCTGCCCAGCGGCGAGGAGCGGCTGCGCACCCGGCTCGACGCCATCACGGCCCTGGTCTCGCTGGCCAGCGTGGGCACCCGTGCCGACGCCCGCGCCCTCGTCCACTCCCGGTACCCCGCGCGCACCGCCGGCGGACCGGAGGCGACGCTGCTGCGGGCCCTGCGCCTGGTGGTCGACCGGGACCACGGAGCCACCGCGAGCACCCTGGTCCGGCAGATCAACAGCATGCTGCGGATCACCGAGTTCGCGCCCGACGGGCTGACCGGACTCCCCGCCGTCCACCTCGTTGTCTGCGTCCTGGCGTGCACCGGCCGGCTCTCCGAGGCGCGCGGCCTGCTCCTGGACACCCTGCCCCACAGCACCGACACCCGCGCAGCGGAACACCAGTCGGACTCCGTGGGGCTGCAGGCCATGCTGGCGTACGGGCTGGGCGAACTGGACGACGCGGAGCGATACGCCCGTGCCGTGCTCGACTTACGGGCCGATGACCGGCCGCCCGGACTGGGGGTCCCGCTGGCCGCGTCCGTGCTGGGGCACGTCCTGCTGGAGCGGGGCGACCGGGAGGCGGCGGGGCGGGTGCTGCGGGACAGCGTGCCGTCGGGGAAGCCGCCCGAGCAGCTGCTCTTCGCCCCGCTGTGGGAGGCGCGGGCCCGGCTCTGTGCCGAACTGGGGCGGCTCGACGAGGCGCTGGACATCTGGCGGCACGCCCGCTGGCTGACGTCCGACGGGCGGCTGGGGCTGCGGGTGACCGGAGCGTGGCACCATGTCGCGCTGGCCCTGATCGTGGCGGGCCGCGAGGACGAGGCACGGGCCATGATCCGGCGGGAGACGGAGTCCGCGCAGGAACTCGGCGCGCCCGTGCCGTTGGCGCTGGTCCACCGGGTGGACGGCGCGCTCGGCGGCGGCAGTCACGGGCTGGAGGAACTGCAGCGAGCCGTGGCGCTGCTGTCGCCCTCCGAGCAGCCGCTCCAACTGGCGGCTGCCCTGGTGCAGTTGGGCTCGGTGCAGCGCCGCTCGCGTCAGCGTGCCGCGGCCCGGCGCTCCCTGACCCAGGGGCGGGAGATCGCCCGGGAGTGCGGTGCGCGGGCACTGGTGGAGCTGGCCGAGGCGGAGATGCGGGTGCTCGGGGCGCGGCCCGTGCGCGGCGGCATCAACCGGCTGACGCCCAGCGAGCAGCGGGTGGCGGAGCTGGCGCGGGCCGGGGTGCCCAACCGGGAGATCGCGCGCGGTCTGTTCGTGTCCGTCAAGACCGTGGAATGGCACCTCAGCCACGTGTACCGCAAGCTCGGTGTCCGGTCCCGGCACGAGCTGCCCTCGGTACTGCCCCAGGAGACCGATGCGCCGGCCCCCGCGTCAGCCCACCAACGGCCGCCGGAACCCCCGCACCGCCAGCAGGATGCCGAGCGCCGCGACTCCGGCACTCGCGGCCAGGGCGCCCCCTAGCCCGCCGAGGTCGGGCGTGCCCAGGCAGAGGCTTCGCGAGGCGTCGACGGCGTAACTGAGCGGGTTGGCACGGGCGATCACCTGGAGCCAGAACGGCATGCCGTCCACCGGGGCGAACGCGCTCGACCCGAACATCAGCGGGAACGTGGCCACCCCGGCGATGCTCTGCATGGCGTCGAGGCTGCGCAGCCAACAGCTCAGGGCCAGGAAGACCCAGGTCAGCGCCCAGATGACAAAGCCGGCCAGGGCGACGGCGGCCGCGGTGCCGAGGATCCCGCCGGGCGGCGAGTAGCCGAACAGCGCCCACGCGAACACCGTCATGATCACCATCTGGACGCAGCAGCGCAGCAGATCGGCGAAGCCGCGGGCGAACAGGACCGAGGACAGGCCGATGGGCAGCGAACGCAGCCGCGCCATCACGCCGTTCTCCATGTCCCGGCTGAGAATGGCACCCGAGGCGGCCGCCGAACCGATCCCGCTCGTCACCAGCAACGCCGGCAGCAGAAACTCCATGTACGGCACCCCGCTCGGCAGCAGCGCGGGATCGACCATGCTGCCGAAGAGCTGGCCGAGCACCACGAGCAGCAGCAGCGGCTGGAGGAGTTTGATCACCAGCACCCGGCGGTCGGCGAACTGGGACCACAGCGCGCGCTTGGTGAGGACGAGGACTTGCGTGACCGGACCGCTGCCGCGCCAGCGCTCCCCGCAGCCGCGCAGCCCGGCCGCGGCGTGGGCGCGGCCGGGGGCACTCGCCGACGCCGACGAGCTGTCGACCAGGGCTTTCATGGGCGCTCCTTCATGGACGCTCCTTCATGGGCGCTCCTTCATCGACGCTCCTTCATGGCCGCTCCTGCGCTGCCGCCTCCGAGGAGCGGTGCCCGCTCCCGGTGAGCGCCAGGTACACGTCGTCGAGGGTGGGAGAGCTCAACTCCAGCCCGGCCAGGGCGACACCGGCCGTGTCCAGTGCCCGGACCACGGCCGGCACCTCGGCGGACGACTCCACGGGTACGCCGACGGCCGACCCGTCGGCGCCCGGTGCCGGGCGCAGGCCCGAGCGGCGCAGCGCGTCCTCGGCGGCCGCCCGCTGTCCGGGCCCGGCGAAGGACAGCTGCACCGTGAGCGTGCCGACGCGCGCCTTGAGTTCGCGGGCCGTGCCCGTCGCGGCCACCTCACCGGAGTCGAGCACCACGATGCTGTCCGCGAGCCGGTCGGCCTCCTCCAGATACTGGGTCGTCAGCAGGACGGCCACACCGTCCGCGGCCAGTGCCTCGACGATCTCCCACAACTGGACACGGCTCGCCGGGTCGAGGCCGGTGGTCGGCTCGTCCAGGAACAGCACATCCGGCCGGCCCACCAGCCCGATGGCCAGATCGAGGCGCCGGCGCATACCGCCGGAGTAGGTGCGGGCCGGCCGCCGGGCCGCGTGCTCGAGCCCGAAGGCGGCGAGGAGTTCCTCGCTGCGCCGCCGTGCCGCACGGGGGCTCGCCCCCAGCAGCCGTGCCACGAGCAGCAGGTTGGCGTGGCCGGTCAGCCGGTCGTCGACGGCGGCGAACTGCCCGGTCAGACCGATCCGGCGGCGTACCTGACGCCCCTGGCGGACCACGTCGTGGCCCGCCACCACGGCCGAGCCCGAGGTGGGCGGCAGCGCGGTGGTGAGGACGTTGATCAGTGTCGTCTTGCCCGCACCGTTGTGCCCCAGCAGCCCCAGCACGGACCCGGCGCGCACCCGGAGGCTGACATCGTGCAGGGCGCGCACCTCGCCGAACGTGCGCCCGACCCGCCGGGCCTCGATCATGGTGGCGCTCATGCGCGGGAGTACGGCGTGACGTCCATGCCCGGGTACAGCTCCGCCAGCCCGGCCACGGTCTCCCGGTTCCAGTACGGCGAGCCGGGCGCGGGGAAGCCCAGCAGCTCACGCTGGCGTGGGGAGGCCTGCGCCATGAACCGGCACAGGGCGGGACCGTCGGCCGAGGCGGGGGAGCCCACCCAGGTCTGCTTGTCCAGCCAGATCGAGTCCGCGGCATGGAAGTTGAGGTACAGGGCGAAGCGGTGGCCGCTCTCGTCGCGCACCGCGGAGCACCGGTGCACGGTGGTCCCCGTGAGCAGCAGCACCGAGCCGGCACGGGCGGGGACCGGCTCCTCCAGCTCGTACAGCCAGGGGAACTCGGCGCGGCTGTAGGCGGAGTATCCCGAGGAGAGCAGGGGCACGTCGGCGGTGTGCTTCCTGGGCACCACACAGGTGGGCCCGAGCTCCTCGGTGACGTCGGAGAGGTAGACGATCGCGAGGACGCGCTGGTACACGCCGTCCCCCCGGGGCGGGACCAGCGTGTTGCGGCCCCAGGCCTCGTTGTGCAGCTGCTGGGTGTGGGCGGGCGCGATCCGGCTGCCGTACTTGGCCTGCATGATCGAGTCACCCAGCCGGACGTCCCGGGTGCCGAGCACGCGCTCCACGCCCGAGATCAACTCCGGGTGGAGCGACAGGTGGTTGAGCGCGGGCGGCTCGTACGGGAATCCGGCCGACCTCTTCAGGGTCGCGTACCGCTCGGGCGTGCGCAGCCGTTCGGCGCTGTCCGGGAAATAACGCAGCGTTGCCTCCCGCGCCTTTTCCAGATCCGCCCCGGAAACGAAGTCGTCCACCAGGACATAGCCGTCGCGGTGCAGTTTTTCCACCTGCTCGTCAGTGATACGCATATCCGCCTCCCGGCCGCCATCTCCTTTGCTCACAGTAACCGCCGGGGCGGCCATCCGACTGTAGGTGATTTCCCCTCAGGGAAATTCAGCAGGGGAAAGAAACCAGGTGAAAGGGACCTGGTGATTCTTCGGAATGTCGCCGACGGCTCTCCGTACGCCAGAGTGGAGGCACGGAAACGGTCCTGCCGGTCCGGATCCGATGTTCACGTCCACAAGTTATTGAGGAGGTGCTCGACATGCAGGAGAAGATCGAGATCACGGTCGACGACTTCGAGTTCGTCGGCGAGCTCGACGAGGTCACCATGGGCTGGAGCGGTCCGACCGACGACACGTTCGACGGCGACTGGACCCCGTGAGCGACCTCGCTCCTTGGGTGGCGGAAGTGATTCCGTCCCGGTGAAACCCCAGGCGTGGCCTTTCCTTCGGTGGAAAGGCCACGCCTGGCCCCTTCCGGGTTTCATCTGTAGCGAAACGAATTGCAGCCCGCCGAGCGAGAAAGAGGAGACCGTGCTTTCCGCCATTCCAGCTCTCCGGTCGGCCGCCGGATCTCCCCGCGAGACCCGGCGCGATCTGCGAAGTCGCCTGGTCCGTTCCGCACTCGGTGGCGTACGCGTGCCCGCGGAGATTCCGGTGCGCGGCCGTGAGCTGCCCCGGGCGGTCGCGGACTACCTGCGGATCGGCCGTGCCTTCCGCGGCGGTGGCCTGGCGGCCGCCCTGCCGCTGCTGCCCGAGGCCGACCCGCGCCGGCCGTGGCGAGGCGGCCGGGACGAGGCGACCGCCTTCTGCGCCCGCGCGGCCGCCTGGCAGATCCAGGGCCTCGCCCGCACCGTCGCGGGAGCCCATCTGTGCCTGCACGAATCGCTCGGTGTCTGCGCGGCGCTGCGCGGGCTCGGGTTCGACGCGGAGGTCGTCATCGGCTACCCGGTCATCGAGCACTCCGACGGCAGCGAGGAACTGCACGCCTGGCCGGCCCTGGGCGACCTGCCGCTCGTCGGCCGCGGCGGGGAGCGGCCCCTCGGCTACGTCGAACTGCTCCGCTACCCGCAGGAGGGCTGATCATGCTGCTCACCGCATTCGGCATGGCGGGCCGGGTCCACGTGCCCGGCGGCGCCCTCCTGGACGCGACCACGACGTACGGCGTTCCCGGCACGGTCCGCGCCGCAGCCGCCGACAGCCGCCCCCTGCTGTGCCAGGGCCCCGTGTACGACAACGGCGCCCCCCTGGACGCGGCCCGCGTGGAGCGCGCCGACCGGCTGCAGGTCACCGGCTGGCTCGACCTCTCCGCGCTGCCGGAGTTCCTGCTGCTCGACGCGGACCGCGAGCCCGGTGCCGCCCTCGCCGCGCTGCAGCGGTTGCTCGACCTGCGCGGCCCCGAAGCGGTGCGCCGGCTGCGCGGTGACTTCGTACTCGCCCATGTCGCCCCGGACGGCGGGCGGTTGAGCCTGTACCGCGCGGTGAACGCCCTGACGCCGCTGTTCTGGCGGCAGGACGGCGGCAGTCTGCTGTGGGCCGCCGACCCGGCCCAACTGCTGGGCGACCGCCCGCCCCGGCTCTCCGACGTCGACACCGACGTACTGCCCATGCTCATCGCCGAGCGCGGCATGCCCGACGACCGCTCGTGGTTCGCCGGGGTCCGCAGGCTGCCGCCCGGCAGCACGCTCGTACTGGAGCACGGCCGGGGCGCCCGGGTCGAGACGTTCGACGAGTTCCGGCCGTACGACAGCC of the Streptomyces sp. T12 genome contains:
- a CDS encoding glycosyltransferase family 4 protein; translated protein: MPRTLVVTNDFPPRQGGIETFVHAMTVRFPPDRVVVYTSSTPGHLAHDARLPFPVIRDRTRMLLPTRRITTRAVGLARQFDCDSVWFGAAAPLGLMADELRRRTDVERLVATTHGHEVWWARTPGARGMLRRIGARVDCVTHLGAYTRARIAAAVGPEAAARMRRLAPGVDPDAFHGSADGAARVRQAYGLGSRPVVLCAARLIPRKGQDTLVRALRLVHRTVPDAALLLVGDGPYDRALRRLVAEQGLTGSVLFAGGHPHEEMPDFYAAAQVFAMPCRTRRAGMEVEGLGIVFLEAAAAGLPIVVGDSGGAPDTVRDGETGFLVDGHDVRVLADRLTALLDDASLAQEMGRKGRERVRQEWGWDQGYGQLASLLGVS
- a CDS encoding response regulator transcription factor encodes the protein MRLSRRQAEIVALVAEGYSGKEIARILRMSPKTVESHMQRLFDRYGVRSRAGIVAKWLTNCA
- a CDS encoding AAA family ATPase, translated to MQSGWFGLAERQREGERIRSALADVVSGRGRVLLVEGEPGSGRSAVLGGVGESARDAGLRVLTARGSTEERGVPYGLCLQLFEALLDETEQPGTDEARPLLDPLRKPPTQAEGRAMARILHRLAVRLAARAPLALLVDDMQWADEPSLQFLSHLANRLDDRPVLLAVTTTAPDQDGPARRTADLLARLGSTVPLWLAPLTEAATGAVVRSHWAGAAEDGFTAVCHELTGGNPFLLHALCAEAVDQGLRPNAARIGDLRTTLPRSVVRQSRLRLASLTPEAARTVEAVAVFDATGATVDEAAQAADLTAEAAHEAATEAVAAGLLRDGEHLRLAQPLLRTAVAALTSPASRERAHRAAAGALAARNAPVSAVAEHLLHTPPAADAWAESVLRGAARQTLADGRADKSVQLLRRALREQAPTTREYDLLTELGAAALAAESPEALPHLRQAMEKAPTATTRVATGLHYARALTREHRHPAALALLRELSCSLPSGEERLRTRLDAITALVSLASVGTRADARALVHSRYPARTAGGPEATLLRALRLVVDRDHGATASTLVRQINSMLRITEFAPDGLTGLPAVHLVVCVLACTGRLSEARGLLLDTLPHSTDTRAAEHQSDSVGLQAMLAYGLGELDDAERYARAVLDLRADDRPPGLGVPLAASVLGHVLLERGDREAAGRVLRDSVPSGKPPEQLLFAPLWEARARLCAELGRLDEALDIWRHARWLTSDGRLGLRVTGAWHHVALALIVAGREDEARAMIRRETESAQELGAPVPLALVHRVDGALGGGSHGLEELQRAVALLSPSEQPLQLAAALVQLGSVQRRSRQRAAARRSLTQGREIARECGARALVELAEAEMRVLGARPVRGGINRLTPSEQRVAELARAGVPNREIARGLFVSVKTVEWHLSHVYRKLGVRSRHELPSVLPQETDAPAPASAHQRPPEPPHRQQDAERRDSGTRGQGAP
- a CDS encoding ABC transporter permease, with the protein product MKALVDSSSASASAPGRAHAAAGLRGCGERWRGSGPVTQVLVLTKRALWSQFADRRVLVIKLLQPLLLLVVLGQLFGSMVDPALLPSGVPYMEFLLPALLVTSGIGSAAASGAILSRDMENGVMARLRSLPIGLSSVLFARGFADLLRCCVQMVIMTVFAWALFGYSPPGGILGTAAAVALAGFVIWALTWVFLALSCWLRSLDAMQSIAGVATFPLMFGSSAFAPVDGMPFWLQVIARANPLSYAVDASRSLCLGTPDLGGLGGALAASAGVAALGILLAVRGFRRPLVG
- a CDS encoding ATP-binding cassette domain-containing protein encodes the protein MSATMIEARRVGRTFGEVRALHDVSLRVRAGSVLGLLGHNGAGKTTLINVLTTALPPTSGSAVVAGHDVVRQGRQVRRRIGLTGQFAAVDDRLTGHANLLLVARLLGASPRAARRRSEELLAAFGLEHAARRPARTYSGGMRRRLDLAIGLVGRPDVLFLDEPTTGLDPASRVQLWEIVEALAADGVAVLLTTQYLEEADRLADSIVVLDSGEVAATGTARELKARVGTLTVQLSFAGPGQRAAAEDALRRSGLRPAPGADGSAVGVPVESSAEVPAVVRALDTAGVALAGLELSSPTLDDVYLALTGSGHRSSEAAAQERP
- a CDS encoding phytanoyl-CoA dioxygenase family protein; the protein is MRITDEQVEKLHRDGYVLVDDFVSGADLEKAREATLRYFPDSAERLRTPERYATLKRSAGFPYEPPALNHLSLHPELISGVERVLGTRDVRLGDSIMQAKYGSRIAPAHTQQLHNEAWGRNTLVPPRGDGVYQRVLAIVYLSDVTEELGPTCVVPRKHTADVPLLSSGYSAYSRAEFPWLYELEEPVPARAGSVLLLTGTTVHRCSAVRDESGHRFALYLNFHAADSIWLDKQTWVGSPASADGPALCRFMAQASPRQRELLGFPAPGSPYWNRETVAGLAELYPGMDVTPYSRA
- a CDS encoding lasso peptide biosynthesis protein, with translation MPAEIPVRGRELPRAVADYLRIGRAFRGGGLAAALPLLPEADPRRPWRGGRDEATAFCARAAAWQIQGLARTVAGAHLCLHESLGVCAALRGLGFDAEVVIGYPVIEHSDGSEELHAWPALGDLPLVGRGGERPLGYVELLRYPQEG